TCTGGGAGAGTGAAACCGACGGCAAATGGTATCTCTGCTGAGGTCATGGAAACCTCCTACTATATATAAATGAATCTTGATTAATTATTCTTGTAGTAACAAATCTGCGGCTACTAATCTTTCTTGAATTGCCAAGATAGCGGCTTGAGTGCGATCGCGCACTTCCAATTTTTGTAAAATGGCATGGACGTGAACCCGAACTGTACCCAAGGCAATATGCAGCCGTTCGGCAATTTCTTGATTTGTCTTCCCAGCGGCAATTAATGCTAAAATTTCCTGCTCCCGACTGGTAAGCGGAGTTGCTAAAGGTTCAGCGGTTTTGGATGAAGTTGGTGTCGGTGTATCGTCAAATGCGGCGCGAATTTCTGCTGTACCCGTTTGATCCCACCATGAGGCACCTGCGGCGACTGAACGCAGTGCTAAAATTAACACCTCAGCTTCAATTCCTTTGAGACAATAGCCATGAGCGCCAGCCGCAATTAACCGTTCAATCAAAGGCTTTTGGGAATGAGAAGTTAAAACCAAAACGGGCATTTTTGGATGACGTTGTTTGATTTGGCGACACGCTTCAACGCCTCCTAACCCAGGTAGTCCCACATCAAGCAGCACTACATCTGGTAAATGGCAATTCGTCAATTCCACAGCGGTTTCGCCATCAACTGCTTCACCAACGACTTCTAACCCTGCCTGTTGCAACCGCATCCGCAGTCCCAGGCGAAACAGTTCATCATCTTCCACCAACAAAATCCGCAGTGAAGGTTTCATTTCAAAGGTCTTGGAGTTTTGGTCGGAAAACCGAAAAAAGGTAATTTATCCTTTTTTATTTTCAATTTCCACTAAGTGGGGAGGCAATCGGAAGCCAAACATTGCCCCGCGTGGTTTCTGGTTTTCTCCCCAAATTGTACCGCCGTGCGCTTCAATAATCTGACGAGTCAAATATAAACCCAGTCCCGATCCTGTGGCAACGCGATCGCTATGTCCTTGATAAAATCGCTCAAATAGGTGGGGTAACTCTTCTTCGGTGATGCCCTGCCCATTATCGATAATTTTCACAATTTGATAATTAGCATGGTACTCCAGTATGACTTCCACCTTACCGCCACGCGGGGAATGATTAATGCCATTAGTGAGTAAATTTATAAAGACTCGCTGTAATTGCAAGGCATCTCCATTCACCCACAAAAAGCGGTGAAAATCGGTTGAACCATGACGGAGAGTAATATACACCCGACGCGAAGAAGCTAAATCTGTCAATGTAGCGATCGCTTCAGTAGCCAAGGTAACTAGATTCACAGGCGATCGCACCAGTTTTAGTCCTTTGGTATCGTTACGATATACATCCAGCAGCGTCTC
This DNA window, taken from Coleofasciculus sp. FACHB-T130, encodes the following:
- a CDS encoding HAMP domain-containing sensor histidine kinase, whose protein sequence is MRLLIVGAFTVLIMLEFSTPPSYVFGYLYIGPILLTNSRLSHPATLILTLSAASLTILNLFSPALEPIQPSTVANRLIAVMALAVTCWLLRRNQHYEEAIQRQQAQLRSQQQLASIREDFASTLTHDLKTPLLGAIETIKSFQLGHFGDCTLQQQTVLAMMVRSHTSTLHLVETLLDVYRNDTKGLKLVRSPVNLVTLATEAIATLTDLASSRRVYITLRHGSTDFHRFLWVNGDALQLQRVFINLLTNGINHSPRGGKVEVILEYHANYQIVKIIDNGQGITEEELPHLFERFYQGHSDRVATGSGLGLYLTRQIIEAHGGTIWGENQKPRGAMFGFRLPPHLVEIENKKG
- a CDS encoding response regulator transcription factor, translating into MKPSLRILLVEDDELFRLGLRMRLQQAGLEVVGEAVDGETAVELTNCHLPDVVLLDVGLPGLGGVEACRQIKQRHPKMPVLVLTSHSQKPLIERLIAAGAHGYCLKGIEAEVLILALRSVAAGASWWDQTGTAEIRAAFDDTPTPTSSKTAEPLATPLTSREQEILALIAAGKTNQEIAERLHIALGTVRVHVHAILQKLEVRDRTQAAILAIQERLVAADLLLQE